The following DNA comes from Patagioenas fasciata isolate bPatFas1 chromosome 34, bPatFas1.hap1, whole genome shotgun sequence.
CtctgtgtgtcccatgtccctctatgtgtccccatgtccctttacgtccctctgtgtgtcccatgtccctttacgtccctctgtgtgtcccatgtccctctgtgtccctctgtgtgtccccatgtccacccACATCCCTTtatgtccgtgtgtcccatgtccctctaTGGCCCtctgtgtgtcccatgtccctctatgtgtccccatgtccctttatGTCCCTCTGTGTGTCCCATATCCACCCATGTCCCTTTACATCCCtctgtgtgtcccatgtccctctgtgtgtccccatgtccacccACATCCCTTtatgtccgtgtgtcccatggCCCTCTATGGCCCtctgtgtgtcccatgtccctctatgtgtcccatgtccctttatgtccctctgtgtgtcccatgtccctctgtgtccctctgtgtgtccccatgtccacccACATCCCTTtatgtccgtgtgtcccatgtccctctaTGGCCCtctgtgtgtcccatgtccctctatgtgtccccatgtccctttacatccctctgtgtgtcccatgtccctttacgtccctctgtgtgtcccatgtccctctgtgtccccctctgtgtgtccccatgtccacccACATCCCTTtatgtccgtgtgtcccatgtccctctaTGGCCCtctgtgtgtcccatgtccctccgtgtgtccccacgtccctttACGTCCCTTTATGTCCCTCcgtgtgtccccacgtccctttACGTCCCTTTATGTCCCTCCCCATCCCGCCCCGCCCCCTGCCATCCCGTCCCGCGCTTTCACCCgcgtggccccgcccctcccgcggcTCTCACCTCCGCGGCCCCGCCCACACCCCTCGCGGCCCCGCCCACACCCCTCGCGGCCCCGCCCACACCCCTCGCGGCCCCGCCCACACCCCTCGCGGCCCCGCCCACACCCCTCGCAGCCCCGCCCATGCCGCTTGTGTCCCCTCCCGCGCCTCTCGCGTCCCCGCCGCCCCACTCGCGTCCCCCCCACCGCCCCACTCGTGTCCCCGCGATGTTCCCCTCGGGGCCACCAACGCGGGGCTCGCTGGCCCGGCTGGCCCAGGCCACCCTGTGTCCCGCCTGCGGGCGGGCGCTGCGGGACCCGGTGCTGCTGGCCTGCGAGCACAGCTGCTGCCGCCACTGCCTGC
Coding sequences within:
- the RNF39 gene encoding RING finger protein 39, encoding MGLWPWGISCRDLVIRCCWDLVIRCCWVGPLDLACAGPRTPSCPPVSPCPSMSVCPHVPLCHSVCPHVHPCPFTSLCVSPCPSVCPHVHPCPFMSLCVSHVPLCVPMSLYVPLCIPYPPTSLYVPLCVPMSLYVPLCVPCPSVSLCVSPCPPTSLYVRVSHVPLWPSVCPMSLYVSPCPFTSLCVSHVPLRPSVCPMSLCVPLCVPMSTHIPLCPCVPCPSMALCVSHVPLCVPMSLYVPLCVPYPPMSLYIPLCVPCPSVCPHVHPHPFMSVCPMALYGPLCVPCPSMCPMSLYVPLCVPCPSVSLCVSPCPPTSLYVRVSHVPLWPSVCPMSLYVSPCPFTSLCVSHVPLRPSVCPMSLCVPLCVSPCPPTSLYVRVSHVPLWPSVCPMSLRVSPRPFTSLYVPPCVPTSLYVPLCPSPSRPAPCHPVPRFHPRGPAPPAALTSAAPPTPLAAPPTPLAAPPTPLAAPPTPLAAPPTPLAAPPMPLVSPPAPLASPPPHSRPPHRPTRVPAMFPSGPPTRGSLARLAQATLCPACGRALRDPVLLACEHSCCRHCLRRDGPGDTDGTTGGTATTTTGGGTVSCPRCRLPCAPKRIRTPVALAVESRIAQRLATGEPAGTPRRRGGSLGAQLRADAAPPSKSPPSPKISSSPPPPPC